In Anolis carolinensis isolate JA03-04 chromosome 4, rAnoCar3.1.pri, whole genome shotgun sequence, the genomic window GACTACAGCTCAGTTCAGATGTGCATGTATATCATTTGATAAATATGGATCTTTGGTGACTGGCAGCTAAATGTGTGAACTTGAAGAGAAAGGCATTGCAATGGATATGTAGAGTTGGGAAAGTCCTATGAGCAGCCACATGAGTAGGTCAACGATTGATGCTGCAATGATGAACAAGGTGGAACCCAGCCCTGGGACTTCCAAGAAATGGTAAACATCATCATCCATAGCATCATGTTGATGATCAAAGGGTGGGAACATCATCCATAGCAACATGTTAATACCAGTTGTCACACATCACTCACTTTGAGTAACTATTATTCTTCATAATGTTGAGATATTAagattctagatcagtggttcccaacctttgggcctccaggtgttttgaacttcagttcccacagttcctaacagctggtaagatggctgggatttctgggaattgaagtccaaagcaactggaggagcaaaggttgggaaccactggtatagactcTGTATAGCTCATGTCCTGAAGCTAAATATTTGCATCAATCTTTCCTGACTACAAATATATGGAAGATCTCTACAAGATACACATCCCATTAAAAGCTGAAAAGCTGTACTGGAGCGACATCTATTTTGTCCTAAGCTCTGCTGGAGCTGCCAGTATTGTTAACAGTCTACTACTTATATAAACAAAGGTGGCACATATATCATCAACAAAGGTTTGAAGAGCAGGTGCTGGCTTGTTCCAGAAGAAAATGTGAAAGGATTTATTTTCTCCCTCTTATTATACCTCAGGACAAAAGTCACAACACACTAAATAGAGTTGACTAAACAAAAGGTGTCACTGGGACAATTGTAGTCTATATTCTCTCTGTTTTTAAATGATATAAGAGATTTTTTTCTAACGATAACAGAAAGCATTCTCAGATCTTATATattttcaacaacacaaaatgggGATATGATATTTATCACACACATTCTTAAGAAAATCCTGAGTTTTTACAAAGGGAGGGGTGTCATAACCCAAGTAAGACCACTTTTATACAGCACAAAATACACTCACTTTTCTTTCCTTGTCTCCCATGTTTCTAGATTTATTTTTGCTACTGTTTTATCAtggtgacagacagacagacacacacacactcactgaGCAAAGCAAATCATAGAAATTGAGAATTGCCGGATGAATACAAATCTACAAGCAGAGTTGTTTCAGTTAGTAGAACAACAATTATGTACACAGAGATGCTTCCTCAAGACAAAATAGgattaaattacattttaaaagatagGAAAAATGTAGCATGACTTATCTACATAATACCTATCCTTCCTAGAACACTTACATTTTCCCTTCTGTCATCAACTTCTCTATGTAAAACTCAACTTTTCATAAAgctaatttctctctctcttatgcATACACACAGTGTTACACACTTTCCATCAACTAAATAAAGGAAACATATTCAGATTTTCAAAATGGGGTTTGTCTCTCATTTTTCCTTTCAAACAATTTTAAGAACTTTTAAAAAGGATattctggaaaatattttttaaaatgtacattgttttatttattgctataaggAGTTGTATattcagtttctttttctttatgaAAACTATGCTCACCAGTACAACCATAACCTGCTTCATGTGGTTATATCCTGTGTATAGATACAGAGCTTTAATTTTATCCAAAAAGAACACTTTATTTATCTATTTGATTTTTTATCTCACCTTTCTTTCAAACAGTACTCTAACAAAGATGCTAGAAACAATGGAAGTGCCATGAAATACACCTACATAATAGATTATGGAACATATCATTAATAGAAGATTTCAGCCAAGTGGAGTCTGAATTTTTTTAAacgtaaagataaaggtttccctttgacattaagtctagtcgtgtccgactctgggggttggtgctcatctccatttctaagctgaagagccggtattgtccgtagatgcctccaaggtcatgtggccagcatgactgcatggagtgctgttatcttcccgccgaagcagtacctattgatctattcaaatttgcatgttttcgaattgctaggttggcagaagccggggttaacagagggaactcaccttgctccctggattcaaaccgccaaccttttggttagcaaattcagcagctcagtggatcAGATAATAAAAGTTCTATCAATTCAGATACTGATAATCTACTTTCTCCTTCTGCTTCTTCAGATTTGTCCAAGATATAGCCCCCACATGACATAGATCAGCCACAGCATCACAGCTTTTTCTCTCGCTTGTGCTTTAACAGTGACCTCGTTTTACCATCAAATTTCACACAACCTATGAATGACATCAGTGATTAATGCCTGATTGAAACAAGATTGTAACTTGACACCAGCTCAATGTAACCATGAAAAGACCAGACACATTTACAGCAAGAGCACAGCCTGAAATACTTCATTTTTTATGTCTTCCTTAACCAGGCAACATTCATCCAAAGTCTGTTGCATGTGAAAAAGTTAAGATACAACATGCACCCTCTTCCACAGGACCACTGGGAAGTGCGAATGTATAAGACTGGTGTCTGGTGTTAGACATCAATATTATGTGGCTGCGATCTATAATAACTGGTTGTCACCTTTTGTTCGGAATAAGCAAAATGCCCTTGGAACAACTTTACAAGTGACACCGCACTGGGAACCACTGGTCACACAAGCCATTTGTGACACCGGAATGGATGTTTCAGTGATGTATGACCTTGAAACAGAAAAAGACAAAGACAATGAGCCACATACCCAGCCTCCGTTCTCCTGGATCCAGTTGCGCAGGTACTGGTTCAGATACTCAGTCATCCACGTAGCAATATTGTCCACAAGGGGGGACATCTCCCGGCTGACACTCTCCACGCACAGCATGCCACCAAATTCAAAGAACGCCACAATCCTCCCCCAGTTCACACCGTCCTGGAAGAGCTCTTCCACCACGGCCACAAAACGACTTCTGGCAGTGCTGGGGGTCAAATGCAGCTGGCCAGACATTTGAGCAAAGTCCCTCCGATAGCGTCGGGAGAACTCATCTCCGGCTTGGCGTAATGTTGTATGGACAACCTGTGGCACCGGGTCAGGTTCTTCCCTGGGGGCATTGGTACTCACAGGATCAGAATTGAGAAGCTCTGGGGAAAGAGATGCTGACACAGTTGGAGCACTaggagtagcagcagcagcagcagcagcaaggttTCCTCTGTCTCCACTGGCAACCCAGTCATATCCTTTCTGCGACAGCTTGTAATGGATGTACCTCAGCACGATTTCCCTGTTGTCGTAACCTCTTATCCCAGGATGAGCCATGGTGGACAATAAGCAGAGGGAAAAAAAGACACAGAAGCCGATGAAATGTCTCCCACCCACCCAGAGGGGGGGAAAAAGCAGCCAGTAATAATAAGTGCCGGTGTttatatataatccagttgtTTCACTCCATGCAGTTCCATTGGTTGAGGTGTGGGGGAGTCCTCGGGGTCTCAAAGGTATTTCCGCCTTCCCAGCGTTTCCTCTTCAGTTTGTGATCCAGGATGGAAACCAGATTTCAAAGGCAGCCAATACTGTATTCCACAGGTAATATTTATCACAAAAAGTCTATTTTCAGAAgcctttcttcctttgtgcagAAATGAATCTAAAATAAGAAAAACAGAGACTCATTTGACATCAGGTGCACTTTCCGACTCCCTTTCTTGTTAGATAGAGCATAAATGAAGACGGATGGTACACACACGGtttccccaaaacaaaaacaaaacaccaagccCTGCCATTCCAAATGATTTAGTTCGCAGAGCAACCTCCAATGCAAATTCATGCAAAGCACATTcaactcagggctcttccacacagccatataacgtagaataaaggcagaaaatcccacaatatctgctttgaagtggattatctgagtccacactgccatatattccagttcaaagcagaaaacgtgggattttattcagctgtgtggaaagggtctgAGACTGGATACAGTACGATTTCTCTGTGAAGCTATAATCTTCAAAGGAATCAATGtctaacttgggggggggggagt contains:
- the bcl2 gene encoding apoptosis regulator Bcl-2, whose amino-acid sequence is MAHPGIRGYDNREIVLRYIHYKLSQKGYDWVASGDRGNLAAAAAAATPSAPTVSASLSPELLNSDPVSTNAPREEPDPVPQVVHTTLRQAGDEFSRRYRRDFAQMSGQLHLTPSTARSRFVAVVEELFQDGVNWGRIVAFFEFGGMLCVESVSREMSPLVDNIATWMTEYLNQYLRNWIQENGGWDAFVELYSNNMRPLLDFSWLPLKTILSLAVVGACITLGAYLGHK